A genome region from Planctomycetota bacterium includes the following:
- a CDS encoding hemerythrin domain-containing protein, whose amino-acid sequence MTADFSGHPDSIDDVLGHDHQRLDEALRTFSEALQTRPEAARELLERLDGRLLFHMQWEEARLFPAVRARATAAQRRSLESLEIDHERLRETLEDMKAALNRGEVPAARRRLEDLLIFLQGHNYDEEHGVYVDADRLLSPRERRELLAAFRRERAESDSSP is encoded by the coding sequence GTGACCGCCGACTTCTCCGGACATCCCGATTCGATCGACGACGTCCTGGGACACGACCATCAAAGGTTGGACGAAGCGCTCCGGACGTTTTCGGAGGCGCTTCAGACGAGGCCCGAGGCAGCCCGTGAACTTCTCGAGCGCCTGGACGGACGGCTCCTCTTCCACATGCAATGGGAAGAAGCACGCCTCTTCCCGGCCGTGCGGGCGCGCGCGACGGCGGCGCAGAGGCGAAGCCTGGAGTCTCTGGAAATCGATCACGAACGCCTTCGGGAAACCCTCGAGGACATGAAGGCCGCGCTGAACCGAGGAGAGGTCCCGGCCGCTCGGCGGCGGCTCGAGGATCTTCTCATCTTTCTCCAGGGACACAACTACGACGAAGAACACGGCGTCTACGTGGACGCCGACCGGCTCCTCTCCCCCCGGGAACGACGGGAGCTCCTGGCCGCTTTCCGCCGGGAACGCGCCGAAAGCGATTCTTCCCCATGA